A section of the Streptomyces sp. SCL15-4 genome encodes:
- a CDS encoding SDR family NAD(P)-dependent oxidoreductase: MKDATELPRSLLVLGGTSEIALATARRLIARRTRTVWLAGRPSLALENAAGSLRALGADVHTVAFDALAPETHEGVLGKVFADGPVDLVLLAFGILGDQAHDERDPVRAVRVAQTNYTGAVSAGLVAGRALQAQGHGWLVVLSSAAAERARRTDFIYGSSKAGLDVFAQGLGDALYGTGARVMVVRPGFVRTRGTAGRSRTPFATTPEAVATAIELGLRRDAETVWVPGSLRLLTTALRHTPRALFRRLAL, from the coding sequence ATGAAGGATGCCACCGAACTGCCCCGGTCCCTGCTCGTCCTCGGCGGCACGTCCGAGATCGCGCTGGCCACCGCCCGCCGTCTGATCGCCCGCCGCACCCGCACGGTGTGGCTGGCGGGGCGCCCCTCGCTCGCGCTGGAGAACGCGGCCGGGAGCCTGCGGGCGCTCGGCGCGGACGTGCACACCGTCGCCTTCGACGCGCTCGCTCCCGAGACCCACGAGGGCGTTCTCGGCAAGGTGTTCGCCGACGGCCCGGTCGACCTGGTGCTGCTCGCCTTCGGCATCCTCGGCGACCAGGCGCACGACGAACGGGACCCGGTCCGGGCGGTGCGGGTCGCCCAGACCAACTACACCGGAGCCGTCTCGGCGGGGCTGGTCGCCGGCCGCGCGCTCCAGGCCCAGGGCCACGGATGGCTCGTCGTGCTGTCCTCCGCCGCCGCCGAACGCGCCCGCCGCACCGACTTCATCTACGGCTCCAGCAAGGCCGGCCTCGACGTGTTCGCCCAGGGCCTCGGCGACGCCCTGTACGGGACGGGCGCGCGGGTCATGGTGGTGCGCCCCGGCTTCGTCCGCACCCGTGGCACGGCGGGCCGGTCGCGCACCCCGTTCGCCACCACCCCGGAGGCGGTGGCCACGGCCATCGAACTGGGCCTGCGCCGCGACGCGGAGACGGTCTGGGTCCCGGGCTCCCTCCGCCTGCTGACGACGGCGCTACGGCACACGCCCCGGGCGCTGTTCAGGCGCCTCGCGCTGTAG
- a CDS encoding SCO4848 family membrane protein, producing MKLSRPVSWFLLAFGVWSWVIWVTFVKNLVKDGSGLAFDDGHPTAYFWVHLLLAVVSFVLGTVIGVIGLRGVRALRRNS from the coding sequence ATGAAGCTCAGCCGCCCTGTCTCCTGGTTCCTGCTCGCCTTCGGGGTGTGGAGCTGGGTCATCTGGGTCACTTTCGTCAAGAATCTCGTCAAGGACGGCAGCGGTCTGGCCTTCGACGACGGTCACCCGACCGCGTACTTCTGGGTGCACCTGCTGCTCGCAGTCGTTTCCTTCGTATTGGGGACGGTCATCGGGGTCATCGGGTTGCGCGGCGTGCGCGCACTGCGCCGCAACTCATAG
- a CDS encoding TetR/AcrR family transcriptional regulator, with protein MPVKNDGPEAAGPQSSKSEQTRALILETAMRLFQERGYDKTTMRAIAKEAGVSVGNAYYYFEGKEHLIQGFYDRIAAEHQAVVRSVLERETDLEERLAGVLTAWLDIARPYHEFAVQFFKNAADPDSPLSPFSPESEHAREQAISVHREVLAGSRSKVAPELRDVLPELMWLSQMGLVLYWIFDRTENRERSYRLARRGARLTARGVALARFRVLRPLVMEVHELFTDFLPGMTRVLPDPGRGDRESGG; from the coding sequence GTGCCCGTGAAGAACGACGGCCCCGAGGCGGCCGGTCCCCAGAGCAGCAAGTCCGAGCAGACCCGCGCGCTGATCCTGGAGACCGCGATGCGGTTGTTCCAGGAGCGGGGCTACGACAAGACGACCATGCGGGCCATCGCCAAGGAGGCCGGGGTCTCCGTCGGCAACGCCTACTACTACTTCGAGGGCAAGGAACACCTGATCCAGGGCTTCTACGACCGGATCGCCGCCGAGCACCAGGCGGTGGTCCGGTCGGTGCTGGAGCGGGAGACCGACCTGGAGGAGCGGCTCGCCGGGGTGCTGACCGCGTGGCTGGACATCGCCCGGCCGTACCACGAGTTCGCGGTCCAGTTCTTCAAGAACGCCGCCGACCCCGACAGCCCGCTCAGCCCCTTCTCACCGGAGAGCGAGCACGCGCGCGAGCAGGCCATCAGCGTGCACCGGGAGGTGCTGGCCGGTTCGAGGTCCAAGGTGGCGCCGGAACTGCGGGACGTCCTGCCGGAATTGATGTGGCTCTCGCAGATGGGCCTGGTGCTGTACTGGATCTTCGACCGCACGGAGAACCGTGAGCGCAGCTACCGGCTGGCGCGGCGCGGGGCCCGGCTGACCGCGCGCGGGGTGGCCCTGGCCCGCTTCCGGGTGCTGCGGCCGCTGGTCATGGAGGTCCACGAGCTGTTCACGGACTTCCTGCCGGGGATGACGAGGGTCCTGCCGGACCCGGGGCGCGGGGACCGGGAGAGCGGCGGGTGA
- a CDS encoding D-alanyl-D-alanine carboxypeptidase family protein has product MSPVSPSGVRLRAGGGRRSLLVASATVLSLSVTAPAALAAPAPTATPTVTPPAQMSTLGGARLGMPGTQVNLAPGVPVLPKDVTARSWIVSDAESGQVLAAHNAHWALPPASTLKMLFADTVLPRFPKDTRYKVTPADLKGVGAGSSVAGIKEGVTYSVRDLWLGVFLKSGNDAVHVLSAMNGGVGQTVEDMQEHAEELQALDTRVVSPDGYDAPGQVSSAYDLTLFARSGLQKKDFRDYCSTVSAKIGSTELRNTNRLLSGDSDVPVYQGIAGVKNGNTTHAGATFTGVAERGGKVLLVTVMNPEKHEHNEVYKETARLFDWGFQAVGKVNAVGELVPPRSAAAASAGPDAAASPGAGPQQSSGTAGGPGAKAVASAPAGSGSSGVGIALAVAAGLLALLGGGVFLVNRRWPLPDLMRRRSRP; this is encoded by the coding sequence ATGAGTCCAGTATCGCCGTCCGGTGTCCGGCTCCGTGCCGGGGGTGGGCGGCGGTCCCTGCTGGTCGCCTCCGCCACCGTGCTGTCCCTGTCCGTCACCGCGCCCGCCGCCCTGGCCGCGCCGGCCCCCACGGCCACCCCGACGGTCACGCCCCCGGCGCAGATGTCCACCCTCGGCGGCGCCCGGCTCGGCATGCCCGGCACGCAGGTGAACCTCGCGCCCGGCGTCCCGGTGCTGCCCAAGGATGTGACCGCCCGCTCCTGGATCGTCTCCGACGCCGAGTCGGGCCAGGTCCTGGCCGCGCACAACGCGCACTGGGCGCTGCCCCCGGCCAGCACGCTGAAGATGCTGTTCGCGGACACCGTGCTGCCCCGGTTCCCCAAGGACACCCGTTACAAGGTGACGCCGGCCGACCTCAAGGGCGTGGGCGCCGGCTCCAGCGTGGCGGGGATAAAGGAGGGCGTCACCTACTCCGTGCGCGATCTGTGGCTCGGGGTGTTCCTGAAGTCGGGCAACGACGCCGTGCACGTGCTGTCCGCGATGAACGGCGGGGTGGGGCAGACCGTCGAGGACATGCAGGAGCACGCCGAGGAACTCCAGGCGCTGGACACCCGGGTGGTCTCGCCCGACGGCTACGACGCGCCGGGCCAGGTCTCCTCTGCGTACGACCTGACGCTGTTCGCCCGCTCGGGCCTGCAGAAGAAGGACTTCCGGGACTACTGCTCGACGGTCAGCGCCAAGATCGGCTCGACCGAGCTGCGCAACACCAACCGGCTGCTGAGCGGCGACAGCGACGTTCCGGTCTACCAGGGCATCGCGGGCGTGAAGAACGGCAACACCACCCACGCGGGCGCCACCTTCACCGGGGTCGCCGAGCGTGGCGGCAAGGTGCTGCTGGTGACGGTGATGAACCCGGAGAAGCACGAGCACAACGAGGTCTACAAGGAGACCGCGAGGCTGTTCGACTGGGGTTTCCAGGCGGTGGGCAAGGTGAACGCGGTCGGCGAGCTGGTGCCGCCGAGGAGCGCCGCGGCGGCCTCCGCCGGGCCGGACGCCGCCGCCTCCCCCGGGGCGGGTCCGCAGCAGTCGTCCGGCACGGCCGGCGGACCGGGGGCGAAGGCCGTGGCGAGCGCCCCCGCCGGTTCCGGCTCCAGCGGCGTCGGGATCGCGCTGGCCGTCGCGGCCGGGCTGCTGGCGCTGCTCGGCGGCGGAGTGTTCCTGGTCAACCGCCGGTGGCCGCTGCCGGACCTGATGCGCCGCCGGTCCCGTCCCTGA
- a CDS encoding YihY/virulence factor BrkB family protein gives MDWLKKLPGIGPVVTRLTITHAWRCYERLDRVKWTRLAAAMTFVSFVALFPLLTVAAAVTAGTLSPARQKTVEQRIADQFPGLSDQLDLSSLVDNAGTVGVIAGAVLLFTGIGWVGQVRDCLRAVWELPDQDENPVLTKVKDTVVLLGLGGALLVTLAASTLASAAVGLLSRQFGLDEHGWGSALLQVAAFVVAVLADFLVLLYVLTLLPGVEPPRRRLLIAALLGAVGFELLKLLLSGYVQGVAAKSMYGAFGVPVALLLWINFTAKIVLFCASWTATESKETEVAEVAEVRDGTGGASGPAAATGG, from the coding sequence ATGGACTGGCTGAAGAAGCTGCCCGGCATCGGGCCGGTCGTCACCCGGCTGACGATCACCCACGCGTGGCGGTGCTACGAGCGACTGGACCGGGTGAAGTGGACCCGGCTGGCCGCCGCCATGACGTTCGTCAGCTTCGTGGCGCTGTTCCCGCTGCTGACCGTGGCCGCCGCGGTCACCGCCGGCACGCTCAGCCCGGCCCGCCAGAAGACCGTGGAGCAGCGGATCGCCGACCAGTTCCCGGGCCTGTCCGACCAGTTGGACCTCAGCTCCCTGGTGGACAACGCGGGCACCGTCGGGGTCATCGCGGGCGCGGTGCTGCTGTTCACGGGCATCGGCTGGGTCGGCCAGGTGCGGGACTGCCTGCGCGCGGTCTGGGAGTTGCCGGACCAGGACGAGAACCCGGTCCTGACCAAGGTCAAGGACACCGTCGTCCTGCTCGGCCTCGGCGGCGCGCTGCTGGTCACGCTCGCCGCGTCCACCCTCGCCTCCGCCGCCGTCGGCCTGCTCTCCCGGCAGTTCGGCCTGGACGAGCACGGCTGGGGCAGCGCGCTGCTTCAGGTCGCCGCCTTCGTCGTCGCCGTGCTCGCCGACTTCCTGGTCCTGCTCTACGTCCTGACCCTGCTGCCCGGGGTCGAGCCGCCGCGCCGCCGCCTGCTGATCGCCGCCCTCCTCGGCGCGGTCGGCTTCGAACTGCTGAAACTGCTGCTCAGCGGCTATGTCCAGGGTGTGGCCGCGAAGAGCATGTACGGCGCGTTCGGGGTGCCCGTGGCCCTGCTGCTGTGGATCAACTTCACCGCGAAGATCGTGCTGTTCTGTGCCTCCTGGACGGCGACGGAGAGCAAGGAGACCGAGGTCGCCGAGGTCGCCGAGGTCAGGGACGGGACCGGCGGCGCATCAGGTCCGGCAGCGGCCACCGGCGGTTGA
- a CDS encoding Uma2 family endonuclease, which translates to MSAASVEQPFDADEPFSLTAIADEIMERHPGYRVEIIGGHLLVTPSPDAPHARALTKLMRPFIAAGLDDGETEVLQSVAIKLPTGAEDYCIPDLVVVDADIDDHFIENNAYDPVCFRLVLEVTSNNWRDDLKTKVGAYAEVKVPVYVVVDRKHQRLHVLTEPDGSEYTSHRVHAPGEKVTLPDSVGAEVTLDVEQIIRAGQRKAD; encoded by the coding sequence ATGTCCGCTGCATCCGTCGAGCAGCCCTTCGACGCCGACGAGCCGTTCTCCCTCACGGCCATCGCCGACGAGATCATGGAGCGCCATCCGGGCTACCGCGTCGAGATCATCGGAGGCCATCTCCTCGTGACCCCTTCACCGGATGCCCCGCACGCCCGCGCTCTGACCAAGCTCATGCGGCCCTTCATCGCCGCGGGCCTCGATGACGGCGAGACCGAGGTCCTCCAGAGCGTCGCGATCAAGCTCCCCACCGGCGCCGAGGACTACTGCATCCCCGATCTCGTGGTCGTGGACGCCGACATCGACGACCACTTCATCGAAAACAACGCCTACGACCCGGTCTGCTTCCGCCTCGTCCTGGAGGTCACCTCCAACAACTGGCGCGACGACCTGAAGACCAAGGTCGGCGCGTACGCCGAGGTCAAGGTCCCGGTCTATGTGGTGGTCGACCGCAAGCACCAGCGCCTCCACGTGCTCACCGAGCCCGACGGCAGCGAGTACACCAGCCACCGCGTGCACGCCCCGGGTGAGAAGGTCACGCTGCCCGACTCGGTCGGTGCCGAGGTCACCCTCGACGTGGAGCAGATCATCAGGGCCGGACAGAGGAAGGCCGACTGA
- a CDS encoding 2'-5' RNA ligase family protein: MGTVTIGVSIAVPEPHGSLLQERRAGFGDAAAHGIPTHVTLLPPTEVDEAGLPAVDAHLSEVAAAGRPFPMRLSGTGTFRPLSPVVYVRVVEGAEACARLQQAIRDASGPVARELLFPYHPHVTVAHGIEEAAMDRAFEELADYEAAWPCTGFALYEQGADAVWRKLREYTFGGPVVPTQPGHADVCAPRVAP; the protein is encoded by the coding sequence GTGGGGACCGTAACGATCGGAGTGTCGATCGCGGTCCCGGAGCCTCACGGCAGCCTGCTCCAGGAGCGGCGCGCGGGCTTCGGCGACGCCGCGGCTCACGGCATCCCCACCCACGTCACGCTGCTGCCGCCGACCGAGGTGGACGAGGCCGGCCTGCCCGCGGTCGACGCGCACCTGTCCGAGGTCGCCGCGGCGGGCCGGCCGTTCCCGATGCGGCTGTCCGGCACCGGCACCTTCCGGCCCCTGTCGCCGGTGGTCTACGTCCGCGTCGTCGAGGGAGCCGAGGCGTGCGCCCGGCTCCAGCAGGCGATCCGGGACGCGTCCGGGCCGGTGGCGCGCGAACTGCTCTTCCCGTACCACCCGCACGTCACCGTCGCGCACGGCATCGAGGAGGCGGCGATGGACCGCGCCTTCGAGGAACTGGCGGACTACGAGGCGGCGTGGCCGTGCACCGGCTTCGCGCTGTACGAACAGGGCGCCGACGCCGTCTGGCGCAAGCTGCGCGAGTACACGTTCGGCGGGCCGGTCGTACCGACCCAGCCGGGCCACGCGGACGTCTGCGCCCCGCGCGTCGCGCCGTGA